A genomic region of Saccopteryx bilineata isolate mSacBil1 chromosome 1, mSacBil1_pri_phased_curated, whole genome shotgun sequence contains the following coding sequences:
- the HR gene encoding lysine-specific demethylase hairless isoform X3, translating to MESTPSFLKDTPAWEKTAPENGIVGREPNALPQNGLRRGALCLGEPAPFWTGVLSTPDSWLPPGFPQSPKDTLPLVEGEVPRNGERKANWLSSREGLCWKEAMLTHPLALCGSACPPRYGPLIPEHSSGHPKSDTVAFRPLHCPFLLETKILERAPFWVPTCLPPYLVSSLPPERPCDWPLAPHPWVYSGGQPKMPSAFSLGNKGFYYKDPNILRLAKEPLATVEPGLFGLAPGGPAQRSGEAECPSLHQRDGETGLGRHQNLCPLFLGHPDTASRTSWPTCPPGLVHTLGNVWTVPGGGGLGYQLGPSATSRYPSPAPPTTQVGCYSSHIPAGDGGLGPCGKCQESLERDARGSSESSEEANKASGPRACLPSHHTKLKKTWLTRHSEQFGCPGGCPGDEESPAPLRALKRASSPEIQEVAGSPAAKRPPDPFPGSARQGARDEQDILDPSLGNKAEAEECDEHRGPRDGRAGLQDPGSQDAPCSAIPAGIAQCQSCAQAVGEVGGLACHSQQVPRLSLGEEEQQEEDLAAGSEEGAGSGLKAGLSVGLAKHLLSGLGDRLCRLLRKEREALAWAQREAGQGPARTVDNPGIPGCCSRCHHGLFNTHWRCLHCSHRLCVACGRITGAGRARKKAGSPEQFMEECAQEARHGASSLMLTQFVSSQALAELSTAMHQVWIKYDIRGHCPCQTDAQVWAPGDGGQQKEPTEKNTPTPQPSCNGDTNRTKDIKEEAPAEDRAGRGPLPCPSLCELLASTAVKLCLGHERIHMAFAPVTPALPSDDRITNILDSIIAQVVERKIQEKALGPGLRTGPALHKGLGLPFSPVRPRLPPPGALLWLQEPRPRRGFHLFQEHWRQGQPVLVSGIQRTLQGSLWGTEALEALGGQVQALTPLGTPQPTNLGSAAFWEGFSRPEIRPKSAEVSVFLLHRALQDEDTSRLENLAASLPLPEYCAQHGKLNLASYLPPGPALCPLEPQLWAAYGVSPHRGHLGTKNLCVEVTDLVSVLVRAEAPLPAWHRAQKDFLSGLDGEGLWSPGSQVSTVWHVFRAQDTQRIRRFLQMVCPAGAGNLEPGTPGSCYLDAGLRRRLREEWGVSCWTLLQAPGEAVLVPAGAPHQVQGLVSTVSVTQHFLSPETSALSAQLCHQGSSLSPDCHLLYAQMDWAVFQAVKVAVRTLQEAN from the exons ATGGAGAGTACGCCCAGCTTCCTGAAGGATACCCCAGCCTGGGAGAAGACAGCCCCTGAGAACGGCATCGTGGGACGGGAGCCGAATGCCCTGCCACAAAATGGCCTGCGCCGCGGGGCATTGTGCCTGGGGGAGCCTGCTCCCTTCTGGACAGGTGTCCTGAGCACCCCAGACTCCTGGCTTCCACCTGGCTTCCCCCAAAGCCCCAAGGACACGCTCCCACTGGTGGAGGGTGAAGTCCCCCGGAATGGGGAGAGGAAGGCCAACTGGCTGAGCAGCAGGGAGGGGCTGTGCTGGAAAGAGGCAATGCTCACCCATCCACTGGCATTATGTGGGTCAGCATGCCCACCTCGTTATGGCCCCCTGATTCCTGAGCATAGCAGTGGCCATCCAAAAAGTGACACTGTGGCCTTCCGGCCCTTGCACTGCCCCTTCCTTCTGGAAACCAAGATCTTGGAGCGAGCTCCCTTCTGGGTGCCCACCTGCTTGCCACCCTACCTAGTATCCAGCCTGCCCCCAGAGCGTCCGTGTGACTGGCCTCTGGCCCCGCACCCCTGGGTGTACTCCGGGGGCCAGCCCAAAATGCCCTCTGCTTTCAGCTTAGGCAACAAG GGTTTTTACTATAAGGATCCGAATATTCTCAGGCTGGCGAAGGAGCCATTGGCGACTGTGGAACCTGGGTTGTTTGGcttagcccctggtgggcctgcccagagaagtggggaggcagagtgcCCTTCCCTCCACCAGAGGGATGGAGAGACAGGCCTCGGCAGGCATCAGAATCTTTGCCCACTTTTCCTGGGGCATCCAGACACTGCTTCCCGGACCTCCTGGCCCACTTGTCCCCCAGGCCTGGTTCATACTCTTGGCAATGTCTGGACTGTGCCCGGGGGTGGGGGCCTCGGGTACCAGCTGGGGCCGTCAGCCACCTCAAGGTACCCCTCTCCTGCACCTCCTACCACCCAGGTAGGCTGTTACTCTTCCCACATACCTGCTGGTGACGGAGGCCTCGGCCCTTGTGGGAAGTGCCAGGAGAGCCTGGAGCGGGACGCGAGGGGGTCCAGTGAATCCAGTGAGGAAGCAAACAAGGCCTCTGGTCCCAGGGCCTGCCTGCCCAGTCATCACACCAAGCTCAAGAAGACGTGGCTCACGAGACACTCTGAGCAGTTTGGGTGCCCAGGTGGCTGCCCTGGGGATGAGGAGAGCCCAGCCCCGCTTCGGGCTCTCAAGAGAGCAAGTAGCCCTGAGATCCAGGAGGTGGCAGGCAGCCCAGCAGCCAAGCGCCCCCCTGACCCTTTCCCAGGCAGTGCAAGGCAGGGGGCCAGAGATGAGCAGGACATCCTGGACCCATCGTTGGGGAACAAGGCAGAGGCAGAAGAGTGTGATGAGCACAGAG GACCCCGAGATGGCAGGGCTGGTCTCCAGGACCCAGGGAGTCAGGATGCACCTTGCTCAGCGATTCCGGCAGGCATTGCTCAGTGCCAAAGTTGTGCCCAGGCAGTGGGCGAGGTGGGAGGGCTGGCCTGCCACTCCCAGCAAGTGCCCAG ATTGTCcctgggagaggaggagcagcaggaggaagaCTTGGCAGCTGGCTCCGAGGAGGGAGCAGGGTCTGGTCTGAAGGCCGGGCTCAGCGTGGGCCTCGCCAAGCACCTGCTGAGTGGTTTGGGAGACCGACTATGCCGCCTGCTGAGGAAGGAGCGGGAGGCCCTGGCCTGGGCGCAGCGGGAAG caggccagggcccagccagGACAGTCGACAACCCAGGCATTCCAGGTTGCTGCAGCCGCTGCCACCATGGACTCTTCAATACCCACTGGAGATGCCTCCACTGCAGCCATCGGCTGTGTGTGGCCTGTGGTCGCATCACAGGTGCTGGGAGAGCCAGGAAGAAAGCAG GCTCTCCGGAACAGTTCATGGAGGAGTGTGCCCAGGAGGCTAGGCATGGTGCCTCTTCCTTGATGCTCACCCAGTTCGTCTCCAGCCAGG CTTTGGCAGAACTGAGCACCGCAATGCACCAGGTCTGGATCAAATATGACATCCGGGGGCACTGTCCTTGCCAAACTGATGCCCAGGTGTGGGCCCCTGGGGATGGGGGCCAGCAG AAGGAGCCGACAGAAAAAAACACCCCAACTCCACAACCTTCCTGCAACGGGGACACCAACAGGACCAAGGACATCAAAGAGG aggcccctgcagaggacCGTGCTGGCCGAGGGCCCCTgccttgcccctctctctgtgAGCTGCTGGCTTCCACTGCTGTCAAGCTCTGCTTGGGGCACGAGCGGATACATATGGCCTTCGCCCCTGTCACTCCGGCCCTGCCCAGT GATGACCGTATCACCAACATCCTGGACAGTATCATCGCACAGGTAGTGGAACGGAAGATCCAAGAGAAAGCCCTGGGGCCTGGGCTGCGGACTGGACCAGCCCTGCACAAGGGTCTGGGCCTGCCTTTCTCACCAGTACGGCCCAGGCTGCCTCCACCAGGGGCcttgctgtggctgcaggagcccAGGCCTCGGCGAGGCTTCCACCTCTTCCAGGAACACTGGAGGCAGGGCCAG CCTGTGTTGGTGTCAGGGATTCAGAGGACATTGCAAGGCAGCCTGTGGGGGACAGAGGCTCTTGAGGCACTCGGAGGCCAAGTGCAGGCACTGACCCCCCTTGGGACTCCTCAGCCTACAAACCTGGGCAGTGCAGCGTTCTGGGAGGGATTCTCCCGACCTGAGA TTCGTCCGAAGTCAGCCGAGGTCTCGGTCTTTCTTCTGCACAGAGCCCTGCAGGATGAGGACACCAGCAG GCTGGAGAACCTGGCTGCCAGCCTGCCCCTCCCAGAGTACTGTGCCCAACATGGGAAACTCAACCTGGCTTCCTACCTCCCGCCGGGCCCTGCCCTGTGTCCACTGGAGCCCCAACTGTGGGCAGCCTATG GTGTGAGCCCACACCGTGGGCACCTGGGGACCAAGAACCTCTGTGTGGAGGTGACTGACCTGGTCAGTGTCCTGGTACGTGCTGAAGCCCCACTGCCTGCCTGGCATCGGGCACAGAAAG ACTTCCTCTCAGGCCTGGATGGGGAGGGGCTCTGGTCTCCAGGCAGCCAGGTCAGCACCGTATGGCACGTGTTTCGAGCCCAGGACACCCAACGCATCCGTCGTTTTCTCCAGATG GTGTGTCCGGCTGGGGCAGGCAACCTGGAGCCTGGTACCCCGGGCAGCTGCTACCTGGATGCAGGGCTTCGGCGGCGCCTGCGGGAGGAGTGGGGTGTGAGCTGCTGGACTCTGCTGCAGGCCCCTGGAGAAGCCGTGCTGGTCCCTGCAGGGGCTCCCCACCAG GTGCAGGGCCTGGTAAGCACAGTGAGTGTCACTCAGCACTTCCTGTCCCCCGAGACCTCTGCCCTCTCTGctcagctctgccaccagggaTCCAGCCTGTCCCCTGACTGCCACCTGCTTTATGCCCAG aTGGACTGGGCTGTGTTCCAAGCAGTGAAGGTGGCTGTGAGAACATTACAGGAGGCTAACTAG
- the HR gene encoding lysine-specific demethylase hairless isoform X1 has translation MESTPSFLKDTPAWEKTAPENGIVGREPNALPQNGLRRGALCLGEPAPFWTGVLSTPDSWLPPGFPQSPKDTLPLVEGEVPRNGERKANWLSSREGLCWKEAMLTHPLALCGSACPPRYGPLIPEHSSGHPKSDTVAFRPLHCPFLLETKILERAPFWVPTCLPPYLVSSLPPERPCDWPLAPHPWVYSGGQPKMPSAFSLGNKGFYYKDPNILRLAKEPLATVEPGLFGLAPGGPAQRSGEAECPSLHQRDGETGLGRHQNLCPLFLGHPDTASRTSWPTCPPGLVHTLGNVWTVPGGGGLGYQLGPSATSRYPSPAPPTTQVGCYSSHIPAGDGGLGPCGKCQESLERDARGSSESSEEANKASGPRACLPSHHTKLKKTWLTRHSEQFGCPGGCPGDEESPAPLRALKRASSPEIQEVAGSPAAKRPPDPFPGSARQGARDEQDILDPSLGNKAEAEECDEHRGPRDGRAGLQDPGSQDAPCSAIPAGIAQCQSCAQAVGEVGGLACHSQQVPRLSLGEEEQQEEDLAAGSEEGAGSGLKAGLSVGLAKHLLSGLGDRLCRLLRKEREALAWAQREAGQGPARTVDNPGIPGCCSRCHHGLFNTHWRCLHCSHRLCVACGRITGAGRARKKAGSPEQFMEECAQEARHGASSLMLTQFVSSQALAELSTAMHQVWIKYDIRGHCPCQTDAQVWAPGDGGQQKEPTEKNTPTPQPSCNGDTNRTKDIKEETLDSTEAPAEDRAGRGPLPCPSLCELLASTAVKLCLGHERIHMAFAPVTPALPSDDRITNILDSIIAQVVERKIQEKALGPGLRTGPALHKGLGLPFSPVRPRLPPPGALLWLQEPRPRRGFHLFQEHWRQGQPVLVSGIQRTLQGSLWGTEALEALGGQVQALTPLGTPQPTNLGSAAFWEGFSRPEIRPKSAEVSVFLLHRALQDEDTSRLENLAASLPLPEYCAQHGKLNLASYLPPGPALCPLEPQLWAAYGVSPHRGHLGTKNLCVEVTDLVSVLVRAEAPLPAWHRAQKDFLSGLDGEGLWSPGSQVSTVWHVFRAQDTQRIRRFLQMVCPAGAGNLEPGTPGSCYLDAGLRRRLREEWGVSCWTLLQAPGEAVLVPAGAPHQVQGLVSTVSVTQHFLSPETSALSAQLCHQGSSLSPDCHLLYAQMDWAVFQAVKVAVRTLQEAN, from the exons ATGGAGAGTACGCCCAGCTTCCTGAAGGATACCCCAGCCTGGGAGAAGACAGCCCCTGAGAACGGCATCGTGGGACGGGAGCCGAATGCCCTGCCACAAAATGGCCTGCGCCGCGGGGCATTGTGCCTGGGGGAGCCTGCTCCCTTCTGGACAGGTGTCCTGAGCACCCCAGACTCCTGGCTTCCACCTGGCTTCCCCCAAAGCCCCAAGGACACGCTCCCACTGGTGGAGGGTGAAGTCCCCCGGAATGGGGAGAGGAAGGCCAACTGGCTGAGCAGCAGGGAGGGGCTGTGCTGGAAAGAGGCAATGCTCACCCATCCACTGGCATTATGTGGGTCAGCATGCCCACCTCGTTATGGCCCCCTGATTCCTGAGCATAGCAGTGGCCATCCAAAAAGTGACACTGTGGCCTTCCGGCCCTTGCACTGCCCCTTCCTTCTGGAAACCAAGATCTTGGAGCGAGCTCCCTTCTGGGTGCCCACCTGCTTGCCACCCTACCTAGTATCCAGCCTGCCCCCAGAGCGTCCGTGTGACTGGCCTCTGGCCCCGCACCCCTGGGTGTACTCCGGGGGCCAGCCCAAAATGCCCTCTGCTTTCAGCTTAGGCAACAAG GGTTTTTACTATAAGGATCCGAATATTCTCAGGCTGGCGAAGGAGCCATTGGCGACTGTGGAACCTGGGTTGTTTGGcttagcccctggtgggcctgcccagagaagtggggaggcagagtgcCCTTCCCTCCACCAGAGGGATGGAGAGACAGGCCTCGGCAGGCATCAGAATCTTTGCCCACTTTTCCTGGGGCATCCAGACACTGCTTCCCGGACCTCCTGGCCCACTTGTCCCCCAGGCCTGGTTCATACTCTTGGCAATGTCTGGACTGTGCCCGGGGGTGGGGGCCTCGGGTACCAGCTGGGGCCGTCAGCCACCTCAAGGTACCCCTCTCCTGCACCTCCTACCACCCAGGTAGGCTGTTACTCTTCCCACATACCTGCTGGTGACGGAGGCCTCGGCCCTTGTGGGAAGTGCCAGGAGAGCCTGGAGCGGGACGCGAGGGGGTCCAGTGAATCCAGTGAGGAAGCAAACAAGGCCTCTGGTCCCAGGGCCTGCCTGCCCAGTCATCACACCAAGCTCAAGAAGACGTGGCTCACGAGACACTCTGAGCAGTTTGGGTGCCCAGGTGGCTGCCCTGGGGATGAGGAGAGCCCAGCCCCGCTTCGGGCTCTCAAGAGAGCAAGTAGCCCTGAGATCCAGGAGGTGGCAGGCAGCCCAGCAGCCAAGCGCCCCCCTGACCCTTTCCCAGGCAGTGCAAGGCAGGGGGCCAGAGATGAGCAGGACATCCTGGACCCATCGTTGGGGAACAAGGCAGAGGCAGAAGAGTGTGATGAGCACAGAG GACCCCGAGATGGCAGGGCTGGTCTCCAGGACCCAGGGAGTCAGGATGCACCTTGCTCAGCGATTCCGGCAGGCATTGCTCAGTGCCAAAGTTGTGCCCAGGCAGTGGGCGAGGTGGGAGGGCTGGCCTGCCACTCCCAGCAAGTGCCCAG ATTGTCcctgggagaggaggagcagcaggaggaagaCTTGGCAGCTGGCTCCGAGGAGGGAGCAGGGTCTGGTCTGAAGGCCGGGCTCAGCGTGGGCCTCGCCAAGCACCTGCTGAGTGGTTTGGGAGACCGACTATGCCGCCTGCTGAGGAAGGAGCGGGAGGCCCTGGCCTGGGCGCAGCGGGAAG caggccagggcccagccagGACAGTCGACAACCCAGGCATTCCAGGTTGCTGCAGCCGCTGCCACCATGGACTCTTCAATACCCACTGGAGATGCCTCCACTGCAGCCATCGGCTGTGTGTGGCCTGTGGTCGCATCACAGGTGCTGGGAGAGCCAGGAAGAAAGCAG GCTCTCCGGAACAGTTCATGGAGGAGTGTGCCCAGGAGGCTAGGCATGGTGCCTCTTCCTTGATGCTCACCCAGTTCGTCTCCAGCCAGG CTTTGGCAGAACTGAGCACCGCAATGCACCAGGTCTGGATCAAATATGACATCCGGGGGCACTGTCCTTGCCAAACTGATGCCCAGGTGTGGGCCCCTGGGGATGGGGGCCAGCAG AAGGAGCCGACAGAAAAAAACACCCCAACTCCACAACCTTCCTGCAACGGGGACACCAACAGGACCAAGGACATCAAAGAGG AGACCTTGGACTCCacagaggcccctgcagaggacCGTGCTGGCCGAGGGCCCCTgccttgcccctctctctgtgAGCTGCTGGCTTCCACTGCTGTCAAGCTCTGCTTGGGGCACGAGCGGATACATATGGCCTTCGCCCCTGTCACTCCGGCCCTGCCCAGT GATGACCGTATCACCAACATCCTGGACAGTATCATCGCACAGGTAGTGGAACGGAAGATCCAAGAGAAAGCCCTGGGGCCTGGGCTGCGGACTGGACCAGCCCTGCACAAGGGTCTGGGCCTGCCTTTCTCACCAGTACGGCCCAGGCTGCCTCCACCAGGGGCcttgctgtggctgcaggagcccAGGCCTCGGCGAGGCTTCCACCTCTTCCAGGAACACTGGAGGCAGGGCCAG CCTGTGTTGGTGTCAGGGATTCAGAGGACATTGCAAGGCAGCCTGTGGGGGACAGAGGCTCTTGAGGCACTCGGAGGCCAAGTGCAGGCACTGACCCCCCTTGGGACTCCTCAGCCTACAAACCTGGGCAGTGCAGCGTTCTGGGAGGGATTCTCCCGACCTGAGA TTCGTCCGAAGTCAGCCGAGGTCTCGGTCTTTCTTCTGCACAGAGCCCTGCAGGATGAGGACACCAGCAG GCTGGAGAACCTGGCTGCCAGCCTGCCCCTCCCAGAGTACTGTGCCCAACATGGGAAACTCAACCTGGCTTCCTACCTCCCGCCGGGCCCTGCCCTGTGTCCACTGGAGCCCCAACTGTGGGCAGCCTATG GTGTGAGCCCACACCGTGGGCACCTGGGGACCAAGAACCTCTGTGTGGAGGTGACTGACCTGGTCAGTGTCCTGGTACGTGCTGAAGCCCCACTGCCTGCCTGGCATCGGGCACAGAAAG ACTTCCTCTCAGGCCTGGATGGGGAGGGGCTCTGGTCTCCAGGCAGCCAGGTCAGCACCGTATGGCACGTGTTTCGAGCCCAGGACACCCAACGCATCCGTCGTTTTCTCCAGATG GTGTGTCCGGCTGGGGCAGGCAACCTGGAGCCTGGTACCCCGGGCAGCTGCTACCTGGATGCAGGGCTTCGGCGGCGCCTGCGGGAGGAGTGGGGTGTGAGCTGCTGGACTCTGCTGCAGGCCCCTGGAGAAGCCGTGCTGGTCCCTGCAGGGGCTCCCCACCAG GTGCAGGGCCTGGTAAGCACAGTGAGTGTCACTCAGCACTTCCTGTCCCCCGAGACCTCTGCCCTCTCTGctcagctctgccaccagggaTCCAGCCTGTCCCCTGACTGCCACCTGCTTTATGCCCAG aTGGACTGGGCTGTGTTCCAAGCAGTGAAGGTGGCTGTGAGAACATTACAGGAGGCTAACTAG
- the HR gene encoding lysine-specific demethylase hairless isoform X2, translated as MESTPSFLKDTPAWEKTAPENGIVGREPNALPQNGLRRGALCLGEPAPFWTGVLSTPDSWLPPGFPQSPKDTLPLVEGEVPRNGERKANWLSSREGLCWKEAMLTHPLALCGSACPPRYGPLIPEHSSGHPKSDTVAFRPLHCPFLLETKILERAPFWVPTCLPPYLVSSLPPERPCDWPLAPHPWVYSGGQPKMPSAFSLGNKGFYYKDPNILRLAKEPLATVEPGLFGLAPGGPAQRSGEAECPSLHQRDGETGLGRHQNLCPLFLGHPDTASRTSWPTCPPGLVHTLGNVWTVPGGGGLGYQLGPSATSRYPSPAPPTTQVGCYSSHIPAGDGGLGPCGKCQESLERDARGSSESSEEANKASGPRACLPSHHTKLKKTWLTRHSEQFGCPGGCPGDEESPAPLRALKRASSPEIQEVAGSPAAKRPPDPFPGSARQGARDEQDILDPSLGNKAEAEECDEHRGPRDGRAGLQDPGSQDAPCSAIPAGIAQCQSCAQAVGEVGGLACHSQQVPRLSLGEEEQQEEDLAAGSEEGAGSGLKAGLSVGLAKHLLSGLGDRLCRLLRKEREALAWAQREGQGPARTVDNPGIPGCCSRCHHGLFNTHWRCLHCSHRLCVACGRITGAGRARKKAGSPEQFMEECAQEARHGASSLMLTQFVSSQALAELSTAMHQVWIKYDIRGHCPCQTDAQVWAPGDGGQQKEPTEKNTPTPQPSCNGDTNRTKDIKEETLDSTEAPAEDRAGRGPLPCPSLCELLASTAVKLCLGHERIHMAFAPVTPALPSDDRITNILDSIIAQVVERKIQEKALGPGLRTGPALHKGLGLPFSPVRPRLPPPGALLWLQEPRPRRGFHLFQEHWRQGQPVLVSGIQRTLQGSLWGTEALEALGGQVQALTPLGTPQPTNLGSAAFWEGFSRPEIRPKSAEVSVFLLHRALQDEDTSRLENLAASLPLPEYCAQHGKLNLASYLPPGPALCPLEPQLWAAYGVSPHRGHLGTKNLCVEVTDLVSVLVRAEAPLPAWHRAQKDFLSGLDGEGLWSPGSQVSTVWHVFRAQDTQRIRRFLQMVCPAGAGNLEPGTPGSCYLDAGLRRRLREEWGVSCWTLLQAPGEAVLVPAGAPHQVQGLVSTVSVTQHFLSPETSALSAQLCHQGSSLSPDCHLLYAQMDWAVFQAVKVAVRTLQEAN; from the exons ATGGAGAGTACGCCCAGCTTCCTGAAGGATACCCCAGCCTGGGAGAAGACAGCCCCTGAGAACGGCATCGTGGGACGGGAGCCGAATGCCCTGCCACAAAATGGCCTGCGCCGCGGGGCATTGTGCCTGGGGGAGCCTGCTCCCTTCTGGACAGGTGTCCTGAGCACCCCAGACTCCTGGCTTCCACCTGGCTTCCCCCAAAGCCCCAAGGACACGCTCCCACTGGTGGAGGGTGAAGTCCCCCGGAATGGGGAGAGGAAGGCCAACTGGCTGAGCAGCAGGGAGGGGCTGTGCTGGAAAGAGGCAATGCTCACCCATCCACTGGCATTATGTGGGTCAGCATGCCCACCTCGTTATGGCCCCCTGATTCCTGAGCATAGCAGTGGCCATCCAAAAAGTGACACTGTGGCCTTCCGGCCCTTGCACTGCCCCTTCCTTCTGGAAACCAAGATCTTGGAGCGAGCTCCCTTCTGGGTGCCCACCTGCTTGCCACCCTACCTAGTATCCAGCCTGCCCCCAGAGCGTCCGTGTGACTGGCCTCTGGCCCCGCACCCCTGGGTGTACTCCGGGGGCCAGCCCAAAATGCCCTCTGCTTTCAGCTTAGGCAACAAG GGTTTTTACTATAAGGATCCGAATATTCTCAGGCTGGCGAAGGAGCCATTGGCGACTGTGGAACCTGGGTTGTTTGGcttagcccctggtgggcctgcccagagaagtggggaggcagagtgcCCTTCCCTCCACCAGAGGGATGGAGAGACAGGCCTCGGCAGGCATCAGAATCTTTGCCCACTTTTCCTGGGGCATCCAGACACTGCTTCCCGGACCTCCTGGCCCACTTGTCCCCCAGGCCTGGTTCATACTCTTGGCAATGTCTGGACTGTGCCCGGGGGTGGGGGCCTCGGGTACCAGCTGGGGCCGTCAGCCACCTCAAGGTACCCCTCTCCTGCACCTCCTACCACCCAGGTAGGCTGTTACTCTTCCCACATACCTGCTGGTGACGGAGGCCTCGGCCCTTGTGGGAAGTGCCAGGAGAGCCTGGAGCGGGACGCGAGGGGGTCCAGTGAATCCAGTGAGGAAGCAAACAAGGCCTCTGGTCCCAGGGCCTGCCTGCCCAGTCATCACACCAAGCTCAAGAAGACGTGGCTCACGAGACACTCTGAGCAGTTTGGGTGCCCAGGTGGCTGCCCTGGGGATGAGGAGAGCCCAGCCCCGCTTCGGGCTCTCAAGAGAGCAAGTAGCCCTGAGATCCAGGAGGTGGCAGGCAGCCCAGCAGCCAAGCGCCCCCCTGACCCTTTCCCAGGCAGTGCAAGGCAGGGGGCCAGAGATGAGCAGGACATCCTGGACCCATCGTTGGGGAACAAGGCAGAGGCAGAAGAGTGTGATGAGCACAGAG GACCCCGAGATGGCAGGGCTGGTCTCCAGGACCCAGGGAGTCAGGATGCACCTTGCTCAGCGATTCCGGCAGGCATTGCTCAGTGCCAAAGTTGTGCCCAGGCAGTGGGCGAGGTGGGAGGGCTGGCCTGCCACTCCCAGCAAGTGCCCAG ATTGTCcctgggagaggaggagcagcaggaggaagaCTTGGCAGCTGGCTCCGAGGAGGGAGCAGGGTCTGGTCTGAAGGCCGGGCTCAGCGTGGGCCTCGCCAAGCACCTGCTGAGTGGTTTGGGAGACCGACTATGCCGCCTGCTGAGGAAGGAGCGGGAGGCCCTGGCCTGGGCGCAGCGGGAAG gccagggcccagccagGACAGTCGACAACCCAGGCATTCCAGGTTGCTGCAGCCGCTGCCACCATGGACTCTTCAATACCCACTGGAGATGCCTCCACTGCAGCCATCGGCTGTGTGTGGCCTGTGGTCGCATCACAGGTGCTGGGAGAGCCAGGAAGAAAGCAG GCTCTCCGGAACAGTTCATGGAGGAGTGTGCCCAGGAGGCTAGGCATGGTGCCTCTTCCTTGATGCTCACCCAGTTCGTCTCCAGCCAGG CTTTGGCAGAACTGAGCACCGCAATGCACCAGGTCTGGATCAAATATGACATCCGGGGGCACTGTCCTTGCCAAACTGATGCCCAGGTGTGGGCCCCTGGGGATGGGGGCCAGCAG AAGGAGCCGACAGAAAAAAACACCCCAACTCCACAACCTTCCTGCAACGGGGACACCAACAGGACCAAGGACATCAAAGAGG AGACCTTGGACTCCacagaggcccctgcagaggacCGTGCTGGCCGAGGGCCCCTgccttgcccctctctctgtgAGCTGCTGGCTTCCACTGCTGTCAAGCTCTGCTTGGGGCACGAGCGGATACATATGGCCTTCGCCCCTGTCACTCCGGCCCTGCCCAGT GATGACCGTATCACCAACATCCTGGACAGTATCATCGCACAGGTAGTGGAACGGAAGATCCAAGAGAAAGCCCTGGGGCCTGGGCTGCGGACTGGACCAGCCCTGCACAAGGGTCTGGGCCTGCCTTTCTCACCAGTACGGCCCAGGCTGCCTCCACCAGGGGCcttgctgtggctgcaggagcccAGGCCTCGGCGAGGCTTCCACCTCTTCCAGGAACACTGGAGGCAGGGCCAG CCTGTGTTGGTGTCAGGGATTCAGAGGACATTGCAAGGCAGCCTGTGGGGGACAGAGGCTCTTGAGGCACTCGGAGGCCAAGTGCAGGCACTGACCCCCCTTGGGACTCCTCAGCCTACAAACCTGGGCAGTGCAGCGTTCTGGGAGGGATTCTCCCGACCTGAGA TTCGTCCGAAGTCAGCCGAGGTCTCGGTCTTTCTTCTGCACAGAGCCCTGCAGGATGAGGACACCAGCAG GCTGGAGAACCTGGCTGCCAGCCTGCCCCTCCCAGAGTACTGTGCCCAACATGGGAAACTCAACCTGGCTTCCTACCTCCCGCCGGGCCCTGCCCTGTGTCCACTGGAGCCCCAACTGTGGGCAGCCTATG GTGTGAGCCCACACCGTGGGCACCTGGGGACCAAGAACCTCTGTGTGGAGGTGACTGACCTGGTCAGTGTCCTGGTACGTGCTGAAGCCCCACTGCCTGCCTGGCATCGGGCACAGAAAG ACTTCCTCTCAGGCCTGGATGGGGAGGGGCTCTGGTCTCCAGGCAGCCAGGTCAGCACCGTATGGCACGTGTTTCGAGCCCAGGACACCCAACGCATCCGTCGTTTTCTCCAGATG GTGTGTCCGGCTGGGGCAGGCAACCTGGAGCCTGGTACCCCGGGCAGCTGCTACCTGGATGCAGGGCTTCGGCGGCGCCTGCGGGAGGAGTGGGGTGTGAGCTGCTGGACTCTGCTGCAGGCCCCTGGAGAAGCCGTGCTGGTCCCTGCAGGGGCTCCCCACCAG GTGCAGGGCCTGGTAAGCACAGTGAGTGTCACTCAGCACTTCCTGTCCCCCGAGACCTCTGCCCTCTCTGctcagctctgccaccagggaTCCAGCCTGTCCCCTGACTGCCACCTGCTTTATGCCCAG aTGGACTGGGCTGTGTTCCAAGCAGTGAAGGTGGCTGTGAGAACATTACAGGAGGCTAACTAG